In the Chlorobium limicola DSM 245 genome, one interval contains:
- a CDS encoding outer membrane protein yields the protein MYIIDGHNALCTLNDNLMEDYTMKIWRSALAGALLMIGSTATACAATPYVSGSVGIAMMEDSDVQFSGIDDGSITYDAGMAATLAAGLDMGYTRIEGEVGYQENGIEESDDVEVAITTFMVNGYYDFELPASPIKPYISAGIGVADVNAEELSLGDDSSLVLAGQLGAGVGFAVAPALTLDARYRYLMTTEAEFNGDTDISIGSHNVMLGLRLGL from the coding sequence ATGTACATTATCGATGGGCATAACGCCCTTTGTACCTTGAACGATAACCTTATGGAGGACTATACGATGAAAATATGGAGATCAGCACTTGCCGGAGCCCTGCTCATGATAGGCTCAACAGCAACAGCCTGTGCGGCAACCCCTTACGTCAGCGGCTCGGTAGGTATTGCCATGATGGAAGATTCTGATGTTCAATTCTCCGGCATCGATGACGGAAGCATCACATACGATGCCGGTATGGCAGCTACGCTTGCGGCGGGGCTCGATATGGGATACACGCGCATCGAAGGCGAAGTCGGATACCAGGAAAACGGAATCGAGGAGAGTGACGATGTCGAAGTCGCCATCACGACATTCATGGTGAACGGCTATTATGACTTCGAACTCCCGGCCAGTCCAATAAAACCATACATTTCCGCAGGCATCGGTGTCGCCGATGTCAACGCTGAAGAGCTCTCCCTTGGTGACGACAGCAGCCTTGTGCTCGCCGGCCAGTTGGGAGCAGGAGTCGGATTTGCCGTAGCGCCTGCGCTGACCCTCGATGCCAGGTACCGTTACCTGATGACAACCGAAGCAGAGTTCAACGGCGACACCGATATCTCCATCGGCAGCCACAATGTAATGCTCGGCCTCAGATTGGGCTTGTAA
- a CDS encoding SDR family oxidoreductase, whose protein sequence is MQKESISILGCGWLGLPLAGSLIKEGYSVKGSTTSEGKLDLLREAGIEPFLVTLDPEIDGEEFCDFLQSDILVVNIPPSRREDIVEFHIQQISSLIDALGQSPVRSVLFVSSTSVYPMLNREVTEEDAVDPESPSGQALLHVEEMLMQETGFQTTVLRFGGLTGYDRSPEKYLSRMSGITALDQPVNLTHRDDCVNIIMEIIRLQQWGEIFNACSPMHPLKRDFYARAAETAGIPLPPAISASEPSPFKLVSSRKLESALSYTFMHSGS, encoded by the coding sequence ATGCAGAAGGAATCGATAAGTATTCTCGGATGCGGCTGGCTTGGCTTGCCGCTGGCCGGATCGCTCATAAAGGAAGGTTATTCCGTTAAAGGGAGCACCACGAGCGAGGGGAAGCTCGATCTGCTGCGCGAAGCCGGCATTGAACCTTTTCTCGTGACGCTCGATCCTGAAATCGACGGGGAGGAGTTCTGCGATTTTCTGCAGAGCGATATTCTCGTCGTCAACATCCCGCCGTCGCGACGGGAGGATATCGTGGAGTTCCATATCCAGCAGATATCGTCGCTTATCGACGCACTCGGTCAGTCGCCGGTTCGATCCGTACTCTTTGTAAGTTCAACATCGGTCTATCCGATGCTCAATCGGGAAGTAACCGAGGAGGATGCCGTTGATCCCGAATCGCCTTCCGGGCAGGCACTTTTGCATGTCGAGGAGATGCTCATGCAGGAAACAGGCTTTCAGACCACGGTGCTTCGATTTGGAGGGCTTACCGGGTACGACCGCAGTCCCGAAAAATATCTCAGCCGCATGAGCGGGATAACTGCACTCGATCAGCCTGTGAACCTGACTCATCGCGACGACTGCGTGAACATCATTATGGAAATCATCCGCCTGCAGCAGTGGGGTGAAATTTTCAACGCCTGCAGTCCCATGCATCCGCTCAAGCGTGATTTTTATGCCAGGGCGGCCGAAACGGCAGGCATTCCGCTGCCTCCGGCCATCTCCGCGTCCGAGCCTTCTCCGTTCAAGCTGGTCAGCAGCCGTAAGCTGGAGAGCGCGCTTTCCTATACCTTTATGCATTCCGGATCATAA
- a CDS encoding cobyrinate a,c-diamide synthase, whose protein sequence is MHKAFLIAAPSSGSGKTTLTLALLRILARRGYRVQPFKCGPDYLDTRLHTLAASYKERKSSGINLDTFMASEAHARTLFGRYGSRADVSVVEGVMGLFDGAEKAQGSSAEIAKLLDLPVIMVVNAKSMAYSAAPLLHGFRTFDPEVKMLGVIFNQVNTPTHYRYLEAAALDAGVEPLGYVPQSEGIAISERHLGLNTSPGYDREAVIEAMADHVEKTVSVNRLLDLSRVVLPPSVSEPCGRVVPSADRKVIAVARDEAFNFLYEENLAVLKEHGEVVFFSPMEDGHLPESHLLYLAGGYPELYADRLAANQAMRHSIAAYCFRGGAAYAECGGMMYLGRSLSAADGTVHPMCGVLDLDTTMQEARLTLGYRKVSLDGLYPHELRGHEFHYSRIDRLGTLQNIAAVANARDEGCTTALFRIRNTFASYVHLYWGERRDFPDFLMARS, encoded by the coding sequence ATGCATAAGGCATTTCTCATTGCCGCTCCTTCGAGCGGGTCCGGCAAGACAACTCTGACGCTTGCCCTTTTGAGGATTCTGGCCCGGCGGGGTTACAGGGTTCAGCCATTCAAATGCGGTCCCGACTACCTCGATACCCGCCTGCATACGCTGGCTGCGTCATACAAAGAGCGGAAAAGCAGCGGTATCAACCTCGATACCTTCATGGCTTCGGAAGCACATGCCCGGACGCTGTTCGGACGGTACGGAAGCCGCGCGGACGTTTCTGTGGTCGAGGGCGTGATGGGACTGTTCGACGGAGCCGAAAAAGCGCAGGGAAGCAGTGCGGAGATTGCAAAACTGCTCGACCTTCCCGTTATCATGGTGGTCAATGCGAAAAGTATGGCTTATTCTGCCGCTCCTCTCCTGCACGGTTTTCGTACCTTCGATCCTGAGGTAAAGATGCTCGGAGTTATTTTCAACCAGGTCAATACGCCAACGCATTATCGATATCTTGAAGCCGCCGCCCTGGACGCCGGCGTGGAACCGCTCGGGTATGTGCCGCAGAGCGAGGGTATCGCCATCAGCGAGCGTCATCTCGGGCTCAACACCTCACCGGGATACGATCGCGAAGCGGTAATCGAAGCCATGGCCGATCATGTTGAAAAAACGGTATCCGTCAACCGGCTTCTCGACCTTTCGAGAGTCGTTCTGCCTCCTTCGGTTTCAGAACCATGCGGCAGAGTTGTTCCCTCAGCGGACAGAAAGGTCATTGCCGTTGCAAGGGACGAGGCGTTCAACTTTCTTTACGAAGAGAATCTCGCGGTTCTCAAAGAGCACGGAGAGGTTGTTTTTTTTAGCCCCATGGAGGATGGGCATCTCCCGGAATCACACCTGCTCTATCTTGCCGGAGGGTATCCGGAACTCTATGCCGATCGTCTTGCTGCGAATCAGGCCATGCGCCATTCCATTGCAGCCTACTGTTTCAGGGGCGGCGCCGCTTATGCGGAGTGCGGCGGCATGATGTATCTCGGAAGGTCACTCTCTGCGGCTGACGGTACGGTACACCCGATGTGCGGCGTGCTGGATCTCGATACCACTATGCAGGAGGCTCGTTTGACTCTCGGCTACCGCAAGGTATCGCTTGACGGATTGTATCCTCATGAGCTCCGGGGGCATGAATTCCACTACTCCCGGATCGACCGCCTGGGAACGCTGCAGAACATAGCTGCCGTCGCCAATGCCCGGGATGAGGGCTGTACGACTGCGCTGTTCCGCATCCGGAACACCTTTGCGTCCTATGTGCATCTCTATTGGGGAGAGAGACGGGATTTTCCTGATTTTCTTATGGCTCGGAGCTGA
- a CDS encoding AAA family ATPase — protein MTGRYIITGGPGSGKSTLLEALHHEGYRCYREVSRELIREQLSRPEGVLPWQNLPAFARLAFDAMKRQHEHAKGRDGICFFDRGIPDVFGYLEASGYPLETEYLEAHAKCSYSKTVFVLPPWPEIFVNDRERPQTYRQSVVLYHALCKVYERLGYERCEVPKTSVRDRAAFLLSFIK, from the coding sequence ATGACGGGGCGGTATATCATTACCGGAGGACCGGGAAGCGGTAAAAGCACTCTGCTCGAAGCGTTGCACCATGAGGGGTATCGCTGCTACAGGGAGGTTTCGCGCGAGCTTATCAGGGAACAGTTGTCAAGGCCAGAGGGCGTTCTGCCCTGGCAAAACCTTCCGGCGTTTGCCCGCCTCGCTTTCGATGCCATGAAACGGCAGCATGAGCATGCCAAAGGCCGGGACGGTATTTGTTTTTTCGACCGGGGGATTCCTGATGTTTTCGGTTACCTCGAAGCTTCCGGATACCCGCTGGAAACAGAGTATCTCGAAGCCCATGCGAAATGCAGCTACAGCAAAACGGTTTTTGTGCTTCCTCCCTGGCCGGAAATTTTCGTGAACGATCGTGAGCGCCCCCAGACCTACCGGCAATCAGTTGTTCTCTACCACGCGCTCTGCAAGGTTTATGAGCGTTTGGGCTACGAGCGGTGCGAAGTACCGAAAACTTCGGTTCGGGACCGGGCGGCTTTTCTGTTGTCATTTATAAAATGA
- a CDS encoding ATP-dependent Clp protease ATP-binding subunit, whose product MEGNFSNRVQDVIRLSREEALRLGHDYIGTEHLLLGLIREGEGIAARILRNLKIDLLRLKQKIEESTHPKVPATQMGNVPLTKQAEKVLKITYLEAKICKSNVIGTEHLLLSILKGDDNIAAQILEQFGVTYDLVKDELISITTGKSESDEPPMEGSYSSGSAERLPKKGDPKRGERTKTPVLDNFGRDITRLALEDKLDPIIGREKEIERVAQVLSRRKKNNPVLIGEPGVGKTAIAEGLALKIVQRKVSRVLYDKRVVALDLAALVAGTKYRGQFEERMKALMNELERSRDVILFIDELHTIVGAGGASGSLDASNIFKPALARGELQCIGATTLDEYRQYIEKDGALDRRFQKIMVEPASVDETIQILNNIKSKYESHHHVQYSEDAIEKAVKLSERYITDRFLPDKAIDVMDEAGARVHLSNIHVPVEILDLEKSIEEIKAEKNQVVKMQNFEEAATLRDKEKHLLEALDHAKQEWEERASESVYDVTEEDITSVIAMMTGIPVVKVAQSESRKLLSMEADLMKEVIGQDEAIKKITKAIQRTRAGLKDPSRPIGSFIFLGPTGVGKTELAKALTRYIFDSEDALIRADMSEYMEKFSVSRLVGAPPGYVGYEEGGQLTEKVRRKPYSVVLIDEIEKAHPDVFNILLQVLDEGVLTDGLGRKVDFRNTIIIMTSNIGAKDIKNIGAGTGMGFSPPDDIAGTYKNMKSTIEDALKRVFNPEFLNRIDDIVVFHQLEKQHIFKIIDITAGKLFKRLREMGIDVEIDEKAKEFLVDKGYDQKYGARPLKRALQKYVEDPLAEEMLRGRFTEGSLIRITFDEVEKELHFAEGHEKEHTGTVEITPPEDK is encoded by the coding sequence ATGGAAGGAAATTTTTCAAATAGAGTACAGGATGTTATCCGGCTAAGCCGTGAAGAGGCGTTGCGGCTGGGTCACGATTATATCGGTACCGAGCATCTGCTTCTCGGTCTTATCCGGGAAGGGGAGGGTATTGCCGCCCGGATTCTCAGAAACCTTAAAATCGATCTGTTGCGCCTGAAACAGAAAATAGAGGAGAGTACGCATCCCAAGGTACCGGCAACGCAGATGGGCAACGTCCCGCTTACCAAGCAGGCCGAGAAGGTGCTGAAGATAACCTATCTCGAAGCCAAGATCTGCAAATCCAACGTTATCGGCACCGAGCACCTACTGCTTTCGATTCTCAAGGGCGACGACAATATTGCGGCCCAGATTCTCGAACAGTTCGGGGTAACCTACGATCTTGTCAAGGACGAACTGATCAGCATCACTACCGGTAAAAGCGAGTCCGATGAGCCGCCGATGGAAGGATCCTATTCGTCGGGATCGGCTGAACGCCTGCCGAAAAAAGGCGATCCCAAACGTGGTGAGCGCACAAAAACGCCGGTACTCGACAATTTCGGCCGTGATATTACCCGGCTTGCCCTGGAGGACAAGCTTGATCCGATTATCGGGCGCGAAAAAGAGATCGAGAGGGTCGCGCAGGTACTCAGTCGCCGGAAAAAGAACAATCCAGTGCTGATCGGTGAGCCCGGCGTGGGAAAGACCGCAATTGCGGAAGGTCTGGCGCTGAAAATTGTGCAGCGCAAGGTTTCTCGCGTTCTGTACGACAAGCGGGTCGTGGCTCTCGATCTTGCTGCGCTTGTAGCCGGAACGAAGTATCGGGGCCAGTTCGAAGAACGCATGAAGGCGCTTATGAACGAGCTGGAGCGTTCGCGCGATGTCATTCTCTTTATCGATGAGTTGCACACCATCGTTGGAGCGGGCGGAGCTTCGGGTTCGCTCGATGCGAGCAATATATTCAAGCCGGCACTTGCCAGGGGTGAATTGCAGTGCATCGGCGCCACTACTCTCGACGAGTATCGCCAGTACATCGAAAAGGACGGAGCGCTCGATCGCCGCTTTCAGAAAATTATGGTTGAGCCGGCTTCGGTTGACGAAACCATACAGATTCTCAACAACATCAAGTCGAAGTACGAGTCGCACCACCATGTGCAATATTCCGAAGACGCCATCGAAAAGGCTGTCAAGCTTTCTGAGCGCTACATTACCGATCGTTTCCTGCCTGACAAGGCCATCGATGTCATGGACGAGGCCGGAGCGAGGGTGCATCTGAGCAACATTCATGTGCCCGTGGAGATACTTGACCTCGAAAAGTCGATCGAAGAGATCAAAGCAGAGAAGAACCAGGTGGTGAAGATGCAGAATTTCGAGGAGGCTGCAACGCTTCGCGACAAGGAGAAGCATCTGCTCGAAGCTCTCGATCATGCCAAACAGGAGTGGGAGGAAAGGGCATCCGAAAGCGTTTATGACGTCACCGAGGAAGATATCACTTCCGTGATTGCCATGATGACCGGCATTCCGGTGGTCAAGGTTGCCCAGTCGGAATCCAGGAAACTGCTCTCGATGGAGGCCGATCTCATGAAAGAGGTGATCGGTCAGGACGAAGCGATCAAAAAAATCACCAAGGCGATTCAGCGTACCCGTGCCGGTTTGAAGGATCCTTCCCGTCCTATCGGTTCCTTTATTTTTCTCGGGCCGACCGGCGTCGGTAAAACCGAACTCGCCAAAGCGCTGACCAGGTATATTTTCGACAGTGAAGATGCCCTGATCAGGGCGGATATGAGCGAGTACATGGAAAAGTTCTCCGTCAGTCGTCTTGTCGGAGCCCCTCCCGGCTATGTCGGGTATGAAGAGGGAGGACAGCTTACAGAAAAAGTAAGGCGCAAGCCATACTCGGTTGTATTGATCGACGAGATCGAGAAAGCGCATCCCGACGTATTCAATATTCTCCTGCAGGTGCTCGACGAAGGGGTGCTGACCGATGGTCTTGGCCGCAAGGTCGATTTCCGTAATACCATCATCATCATGACCTCGAATATCGGAGCCAAGGATATCAAGAACATCGGTGCCGGTACGGGCATGGGATTTTCTCCGCCGGATGATATTGCCGGGACATACAAGAACATGAAATCCACCATCGAGGATGCTCTCAAGAGGGTGTTCAACCCCGAGTTCCTGAACCGTATCGACGATATCGTGGTTTTCCATCAGCTTGAAAAGCAGCATATTTTCAAAATCATCGATATTACGGCCGGAAAGCTGTTCAAGAGGCTTCGCGAGATGGGTATCGATGTCGAGATCGATGAAAAAGCCAAGGAGTTTCTTGTCGATAAAGGTTACGACCAGAAGTACGGAGCGCGTCCGCTCAAGAGAGCTCTGCAGAAGTATGTGGAAGATCCTCTCGCTGAAGAGATGCTCAGGGGACGGTTCACCGAGGGCAGTCTGATAAGGATAACATTCGACGAAGTTGAAAAGGAGCTGCATTTTGCCGAAGGCCATGAGAAGGAGCATACCGGAACGGTCGAGATAACGCCTCCGGAAGACAAGTGA
- a CDS encoding TrpB-like pyridoxal phosphate-dependent enzyme — protein sequence MSADLTKVILEEHELPRQWYNIQADLPSPMPPPLGMNGLPISPDDLAKVFPMNLIEQEMSTERWIDIPEEVLGILKLWRPSPLYRAKRLEKALGTPAKIYYKNEGVSPAGSHKPNTAVAQAWYNREFGIKYLTTETGAGQWGSALAMSCKLIGIECKVFMVRISFDQKPFRKIMMKTWGAECIASPSTQTAAGRAILEEMPDTPGSLGIAISEAIEQAVERDDTRYALGSVLNHVMLHQTIIGLEAKKQFDKIGLYPDVVIGCAGGGSNFAGISFPFICDKIHGKEVQVIATEPEACPTLTRGPYVYDTGDVAKMTPLLPMHSLGHRFIPPAIHAGGLRYHGMAPLVSHVKQLGLIEATALPQSECYEAALLFAHTEGFIPAPETSHAIAQTIREAKKAKEEGKEKVILMNWSGHGLMDLQGYDAFLSGKLSDYALPEELLEQSLASIKDHPLPPQR from the coding sequence ATGAGTGCAGATCTCACCAAGGTCATCCTCGAGGAACACGAATTGCCAAGGCAGTGGTACAACATCCAGGCGGATCTTCCTTCGCCCATGCCTCCGCCTCTCGGCATGAACGGCCTGCCGATTTCACCTGATGATCTTGCAAAGGTTTTTCCGATGAACCTGATCGAGCAGGAAATGAGCACCGAACGATGGATCGACATCCCCGAAGAGGTGCTCGGCATTCTGAAGCTCTGGCGTCCCTCACCGCTTTACCGGGCAAAACGGCTTGAGAAAGCCCTTGGCACTCCGGCAAAAATCTACTACAAAAATGAAGGGGTATCGCCTGCCGGAAGCCACAAACCGAACACCGCGGTAGCTCAGGCATGGTACAACCGGGAATTCGGCATCAAATACCTTACAACGGAAACAGGAGCGGGCCAGTGGGGAAGCGCCCTTGCCATGAGCTGCAAGCTGATCGGCATCGAGTGCAAGGTGTTCATGGTGCGCATCAGTTTCGACCAGAAGCCGTTCCGGAAGATCATGATGAAAACATGGGGAGCCGAATGCATTGCCAGCCCGAGTACCCAGACCGCAGCAGGACGCGCCATTCTCGAGGAAATGCCCGACACTCCCGGAAGCCTCGGTATCGCCATCAGTGAAGCCATCGAGCAGGCTGTCGAACGGGATGATACCCGCTATGCGCTCGGCAGCGTTCTGAACCATGTGATGCTGCACCAGACCATCATCGGTCTTGAAGCGAAAAAGCAGTTCGATAAAATCGGCCTCTACCCGGATGTGGTGATCGGCTGTGCCGGAGGCGGATCAAATTTTGCCGGTATCAGCTTTCCCTTCATCTGCGATAAAATACACGGCAAAGAGGTGCAGGTAATCGCTACCGAGCCGGAAGCGTGCCCCACGCTGACCAGAGGCCCCTATGTTTACGATACCGGCGATGTTGCCAAAATGACTCCGCTGCTGCCCATGCACAGCCTTGGGCACCGCTTTATACCTCCGGCAATTCACGCAGGCGGACTTCGTTACCACGGCATGGCTCCTCTGGTAAGTCATGTCAAACAGCTGGGACTCATCGAGGCTACGGCCCTGCCCCAGAGCGAGTGCTACGAAGCCGCACTGCTTTTTGCCCATACCGAAGGGTTCATTCCGGCTCCTGAAACCTCGCATGCCATTGCCCAGACCATCCGTGAAGCGAAAAAAGCGAAGGAGGAGGGAAAGGAGAAGGTGATTCTCATGAACTGGTCAGGACACGGACTGATGGATCTGCAGGGTTACGACGCTTTTCTGTCGGGAAAACTCTCCGATTACGCGCTTCCGGAGGAACTGCTTGAACAGTCGCTGGCTTCCATCAAAGATCATCCTCTGCCCCCGCAACGATGA
- the thiL gene encoding thiamine-phosphate kinase, whose translation MPYKAISDIGEFGLIDRLSKLVEPTLAEAPSLLKGIGDDCAVYRISEYTLQVATTDLLAEQVHFDLLTTPLRHLGSKCISVNVSDICAMNALPSFALISLAVPPSFSVAMIEELYRGMSHAASEYGLAIAGGDTSSSRSGLVITVSMTGETTDECITMRKGAKPGDLICVTGTLGGAAAGLKVLMREKNIMLDHLANNEPYSKSLMADLQEYSIAIQHQLLPAARSDIVRFLHASAITPTAMIDLSDGISSDLRHLCISSDTGAVIFENKIPVNPQAREIADELQEDVITWSLAGGEDYELLFTLPKEQRETVERHKDISIIGEITDKKSGILLTDIYGMTINLGDLAGFDHFRK comes from the coding sequence ATGCCATACAAAGCTATTTCAGATATAGGCGAATTCGGACTGATCGACCGCCTTTCAAAACTTGTCGAGCCGACCCTTGCTGAAGCTCCCTCCCTTCTCAAAGGTATCGGGGACGATTGCGCGGTCTACCGGATATCCGAATACACCCTGCAGGTGGCCACGACCGACCTGCTTGCCGAACAGGTGCATTTCGATCTCCTGACCACTCCGCTCCGACATCTCGGCAGCAAATGCATCAGCGTCAACGTCTCGGATATCTGTGCCATGAATGCCCTGCCGAGTTTCGCGCTGATCAGCCTTGCCGTACCACCCTCCTTTTCTGTTGCAATGATAGAGGAACTCTACCGGGGAATGAGCCATGCCGCGTCAGAATACGGACTCGCCATTGCAGGAGGAGACACCTCTTCATCCCGTTCCGGTCTGGTAATCACGGTCTCCATGACCGGTGAGACGACTGACGAATGCATAACCATGCGAAAAGGAGCAAAGCCCGGGGATCTGATCTGCGTAACCGGCACGCTCGGCGGGGCCGCTGCCGGCCTGAAAGTGCTCATGCGCGAAAAAAACATCATGCTCGACCATCTTGCCAATAACGAACCCTACAGTAAAAGCCTCATGGCAGACCTGCAGGAATACAGTATTGCCATCCAGCATCAACTGCTGCCTGCTGCACGATCTGACATCGTCAGATTTCTGCATGCTTCAGCCATTACGCCAACAGCGATGATCGATCTTTCTGACGGCATCAGCTCCGACCTCCGGCATCTCTGCATCAGCTCCGATACCGGCGCCGTCATATTTGAAAACAAAATCCCGGTCAATCCGCAGGCTCGGGAAATCGCCGATGAACTGCAGGAAGACGTTATCACCTGGTCTCTGGCCGGGGGAGAAGACTATGAATTGCTCTTTACCCTGCCGAAAGAACAGAGAGAAACGGTCGAAAGACACAAGGATATATCCATAATCGGAGAGATAACGGATAAAAAGTCAGGAATCCTGCTGACCGACATCTACGGAATGACGATCAACCTCGGTGATCTCGCCGGTTTTGATCATTTCAGGAAATAA
- the ftsY gene encoding signal recognition particle-docking protein FtsY, producing the protein MGFFDKFKISRLKEGLSKTRDTFREKLSVITQGKTEIDEEFLEELETILVAADVGVETTLAIVEAITERAKKETYRSGEELNRMLMEEIQQLLLDTDTAHPLDFDAPLPETPYVILVVGVNGAGKTTSVAKLAHNYDKAGKKVIIAAADTFRAAAYEQLKIWADRAGVPLIGQGQGADPASVVYDAVSSAVSRNVDVVLVDTAGRLHNKAHLMEELAKIMRVAKKKVPAAPHEVLLVLDGTTGQNAVQQAREFTRFVNVTGLVLTKLDGTSKGGIVLSISRELKLPVKYIGVGEKIDDLQLFDREKFVEALVGRQQE; encoded by the coding sequence ATGGGTTTTTTCGACAAGTTCAAAATATCGCGCCTGAAAGAGGGTTTAAGCAAGACCAGGGATACGTTTCGCGAAAAACTTTCCGTCATCACGCAGGGGAAGACCGAGATCGACGAAGAGTTTCTTGAAGAACTTGAAACCATTCTTGTCGCTGCCGATGTAGGGGTTGAAACCACCCTTGCCATTGTTGAGGCAATAACCGAACGGGCAAAAAAAGAGACCTATCGTTCGGGAGAGGAGCTTAACAGGATGCTGATGGAGGAGATTCAGCAACTGCTCCTCGATACCGATACGGCGCATCCACTTGATTTTGATGCTCCGCTTCCTGAAACTCCCTATGTGATTCTTGTGGTCGGGGTGAACGGTGCGGGGAAAACCACAAGCGTTGCAAAGCTTGCACACAATTACGACAAGGCGGGTAAAAAGGTCATTATTGCAGCTGCCGATACGTTCAGGGCAGCTGCATACGAGCAGTTGAAAATATGGGCCGACCGCGCAGGCGTTCCGCTTATCGGTCAGGGTCAGGGGGCCGATCCTGCTTCGGTGGTGTACGATGCCGTCAGTTCAGCCGTTTCCCGTAATGTTGATGTGGTCCTTGTCGATACGGCGGGAAGGCTGCATAACAAAGCTCATCTGATGGAGGAGCTTGCCAAAATCATGAGGGTTGCCAAAAAGAAGGTGCCCGCAGCTCCCCATGAAGTGCTTCTCGTACTTGACGGCACGACCGGTCAGAACGCCGTTCAGCAGGCACGGGAATTTACGAGATTTGTCAATGTGACCGGTCTGGTGCTTACCAAGCTTGACGGTACATCCAAAGGCGGGATAGTGCTCTCTATATCACGCGAGTTGAAACTTCCTGTTAAATATATAGGGGTGGGAGAGAAAATCGACGATCTGCAGCTCTTCGACCGTGAAAAATTTGTAGAGGCGTTGGTAGGCCGTCAGCAGGAGTGA
- a CDS encoding GIY-YIG nuclease family protein, whose translation MTGQQITFSGSNERQGTYLLFISLSKTVRLAFGSFMKGKTLLLPAGHYLYLGSALGNGDNSFPLARRLIRHTSRTGDGNPHAIRKALQSALRKNRLAGDHALGIKQKKLHWHIDYLLECPESRITHIVIIRKAEKLEPVLSRYLEAHPDTSVFAQRLGAQDTKNSTHLLQCNDPDALREQLLRDLPGIVSACDDHSC comes from the coding sequence ATGACCGGCCAGCAGATTACCTTTTCAGGTTCGAATGAACGCCAGGGAACCTACCTGCTCTTTATTTCGCTCTCAAAAACGGTACGACTTGCTTTCGGCAGCTTCATGAAAGGCAAAACGCTGCTGCTTCCGGCAGGTCATTACCTCTATCTTGGCTCTGCACTCGGGAACGGTGATAACTCCTTTCCGCTTGCCCGGAGACTCATCCGCCACACATCGAGAACCGGAGACGGAAACCCCCATGCTATACGCAAGGCGCTGCAAAGCGCATTACGAAAAAACCGGCTCGCCGGAGATCACGCTCTCGGCATAAAGCAAAAAAAACTGCACTGGCATATCGACTACCTTCTCGAATGCCCGGAATCACGCATTACTCATATAGTGATCATCAGAAAAGCGGAAAAACTTGAACCAGTACTCTCCCGATACCTTGAAGCCCATCCGGATACATCCGTTTTCGCCCAACGGCTGGGAGCGCAGGACACGAAAAACAGCACGCACCTGCTGCAGTGCAACGACCCGGACGCTCTCCGGGAACAACTCCTCAGGGATCTGCCGGGTATCGTGTCCGCCTGTGACGATCACTCCTGCTGA
- a CDS encoding protein-L-isoaspartate(D-aspartate) O-methyltransferase → MDASDRSMAVKRMEMVQSLRQKGLVNERVLDAMQRIERHRFVDRESSVSAYEDSAYPIGYGQTISQPYTVAYMTTLLLERCPPPGKVLEIGTGSGYQAAILDALGYRVYSVERIPELHDRVVGLFRSLGLAISCRVGDGSLGWEEEAPFDGIMVTAAAPRCPEHLLEQLGDNGCLVIPVGEHNMQQMTVYRRVGERFEKELFHHFAFVPLIGREGWN, encoded by the coding sequence ATGGATGCATCAGACAGATCAATGGCGGTGAAACGCATGGAGATGGTTCAGAGTCTCAGGCAGAAAGGTCTGGTCAATGAACGGGTACTCGATGCGATGCAGAGGATAGAGCGGCATCGGTTCGTTGACAGGGAAAGTTCTGTTTCTGCTTATGAAGACTCGGCTTATCCGATAGGGTATGGCCAAACCATATCGCAGCCTTATACAGTGGCCTATATGACCACGCTGCTTCTGGAGCGTTGTCCTCCGCCCGGAAAGGTTCTTGAAATCGGTACCGGATCGGGCTACCAGGCCGCAATTCTCGATGCGCTGGGTTACCGGGTTTATTCCGTAGAGCGCATCCCGGAACTCCATGACCGGGTTGTCGGGTTGTTCAGAAGTCTCGGGCTTGCGATTTCATGCAGGGTTGGCGACGGTTCTCTGGGTTGGGAGGAGGAGGCTCCATTTGACGGCATTATGGTAACCGCAGCAGCTCCGCGCTGTCCGGAGCATCTTTTAGAGCAACTCGGAGATAACGGATGTCTTGTTATTCCCGTCGGTGAACATAATATGCAGCAGATGACCGTTTACCGGCGCGTTGGGGAGAGGTTTGAAAAGGAACTGTTTCATCATTTCGCATTTGTGCCGCTGATCGGCAGGGAAGGCTGGAACTGA